A single window of Usitatibacter rugosus DNA harbors:
- a CDS encoding NAD(P)/FAD-dependent oxidoreductase yields the protein MKPRLVVVGHGMAAARTLEHLMAIAPGRHDVTVIGAEPVPGYNRILLSPVLAGEMTKEELQLQGAEWYTRHGIRLKLGRKATAILRGPREIVTDDGVRTPYDTLLLATGSRPVRLPIPGAELEGVATYRDLADTEAMIRASEVYPRAVVIGGGLLGLEAASGLRTRGMEVDVVHVMPWVMERQLDEAAAAVVQRKLESRGIRFHLGAQTLAIEGDRSARSVTIQRTGADPISLPADLVVMAVGIRPDTALAGAAGLRVDRGIVVDDTLLTYDPRIYAVGECVRHRGTCYGLVQPLYDMAKVCATHLAGVGSHYYSGSTQSTHLKVTGIDVFSAGDLSDAPRRQSQVLRDPVNGIYRRLVLEDDRLVGGILVGDSAGASRYADLIRTKASLGPLRKELMFLR from the coding sequence ATGAAGCCGCGCCTCGTCGTCGTCGGGCACGGCATGGCGGCCGCGAGGACGCTGGAGCACCTCATGGCGATCGCGCCTGGGCGACACGACGTGACGGTGATCGGCGCGGAGCCGGTGCCGGGCTACAACCGCATTCTCCTGTCGCCGGTGCTTGCCGGCGAGATGACGAAGGAAGAGCTGCAGCTCCAGGGCGCGGAGTGGTACACGCGCCACGGCATCCGGCTCAAGCTCGGGCGCAAGGCGACCGCGATCCTGCGCGGGCCGCGCGAGATCGTGACGGATGACGGCGTGCGTACGCCGTACGACACCCTGCTCCTCGCAACCGGATCGCGTCCTGTTCGATTGCCCATCCCCGGTGCGGAGCTCGAGGGCGTGGCCACGTATCGCGACCTCGCCGACACCGAGGCGATGATCCGTGCCTCGGAGGTCTATCCACGTGCGGTCGTGATCGGGGGTGGGCTCCTCGGCCTCGAAGCGGCGAGCGGCCTGCGCACGCGCGGCATGGAAGTCGACGTCGTCCACGTGATGCCGTGGGTGATGGAGCGCCAGCTCGACGAAGCCGCCGCAGCCGTCGTGCAGCGCAAGCTCGAGTCGCGCGGCATCCGTTTCCATCTCGGTGCGCAGACGCTCGCCATCGAGGGCGACCGCAGCGCGCGCAGCGTCACCATCCAGCGTACCGGTGCCGATCCCATCAGCCTCCCCGCGGACCTCGTGGTGATGGCCGTGGGAATCCGCCCCGACACCGCGCTCGCCGGCGCAGCAGGCCTACGCGTCGATCGCGGCATCGTCGTCGACGACACGCTGCTCACCTACGACCCACGCATCTACGCGGTGGGCGAGTGCGTGCGCCATCGCGGCACCTGCTACGGCCTGGTGCAACCGCTCTACGACATGGCCAAGGTATGCGCCACGCACCTGGCCGGCGTGGGCAGCCACTACTATTCCGGCTCCACGCAATCCACGCACCTCAAAGTCACCGGCATCGACGTCTTCTCCGCCGGCGACCTCTCCGACGCCCCGCGCCGCCAGAGCCAGGTGCTGCGCGATCCCGTGAACGGCATCTACCGCCGCCTCGTTCTCGAAGACGACCGCCTCGTGGGCGGCATCCTCGTCGGCGACAGCGCAGGAGCCAGCCGCTACGCCGACCTGATCCGCACCAAGGCGAGCCTCG
- the cobA gene encoding uroporphyrinogen-III C-methyltransferase, which yields MKRPGKAWLIGAGPGDPELLTLKAVRALGECDVLFVDDLANPAVLAHARPDARFIAVGKRARCKSTPQEFIERAMIRYARAGAIVGRVKGGDPFVFGRGGEEVLALRAAGIDVEVVSGITAGCAVPAALGIPVTHREVSRSVTFVTAHTRDGSGPDYAALARVGGTLVFYMGLNAVDAISKGLVAGGLSPNTPACAIANGTLPSQVSVVTTLDRLPIDTEGLSAPALIVVGEVVSMGIKGSDHLIAQYQAIKWSDPFIPRSAA from the coding sequence ATGAAGCGCCCCGGCAAAGCCTGGCTGATCGGCGCCGGCCCGGGCGATCCCGAGCTGCTCACGCTGAAGGCGGTGCGCGCGCTCGGGGAATGCGACGTGCTGTTCGTGGACGACCTCGCGAATCCCGCCGTTCTTGCGCACGCGCGCCCCGATGCGCGGTTCATCGCGGTGGGCAAGCGCGCGCGTTGCAAGTCGACGCCACAAGAATTCATCGAGCGCGCGATGATCCGCTACGCACGAGCCGGCGCGATTGTCGGCCGCGTGAAGGGCGGCGATCCCTTCGTCTTCGGCCGCGGTGGCGAGGAGGTGCTGGCCCTGCGCGCTGCAGGAATCGACGTCGAAGTGGTCTCCGGCATCACCGCGGGCTGCGCCGTGCCCGCCGCCCTCGGCATTCCGGTCACGCATCGCGAGGTCTCCCGCAGCGTGACCTTCGTGACAGCCCACACGCGCGACGGAAGCGGCCCCGACTACGCGGCGCTCGCCCGCGTCGGCGGCACGCTCGTCTTCTACATGGGCTTGAACGCCGTCGACGCGATCTCGAAAGGCCTCGTCGCTGGCGGCCTCTCGCCCAATACGCCCGCGTGCGCGATCGCGAACGGGACGTTGCCGTCGCAGGTCTCGGTCGTCACCACGTTGGATCGGCTTCCGATCGACACCGAGGGTCTCTCGGCACCGGCGTTGATCGTCGTCGGTGAGGTTGTGAGCATGGGAATAAAGGGGTCAGACCACCTTATTGCCCAATACCAAGCAATAAAGTGGTCTGACCCCTTTATTCCCCGGAGCGCCGCATGA